From one Streptococcus oralis genomic stretch:
- a CDS encoding competence protein CoiA — protein sequence MFVARDAKGNFVNALENDVTKQAYTCPACGGGLRLRQGQSIRTHFAHERLRDCMAIFENESPEHLGNKEGLYHWAKKDNQVALEYSLPEIQQIADVLVNEKLALEVQCSPLSQKLLGDRSQGYRSQGYQVIWLLGEKLWLKERLTQLQRGFLYFSQNMGFFVWELDLKRKILRLKYLLHQDLRGKLHFQVKEFPYGKGNLLEILRFPYQKQKLPRFAVVQDSTICHYIRQQLYYQNPYWMKKQEEAYQRGDNLLNRQLDDWYPQVRPIESGDFLQIETDLASYYRNFQAYYQKNPKNNRQKLYPPAFYHLYFSKNVVK from the coding sequence ATGTTTGTAGCCAGAGATGCCAAGGGGAATTTTGTGAATGCCCTCGAAAATGATGTGACCAAGCAAGCTTATACTTGTCCAGCCTGTGGAGGCGGACTACGATTACGCCAAGGACAGAGCATTCGAACGCACTTTGCCCATGAAAGGTTAAGGGATTGTATGGCCATTTTTGAGAATGAAAGTCCAGAACACTTGGGCAACAAAGAGGGCCTTTATCACTGGGCCAAGAAAGACAATCAGGTCGCCTTAGAATATAGTCTGCCCGAGATTCAGCAGATAGCAGATGTTCTCGTCAATGAAAAATTAGCACTGGAGGTTCAGTGCAGCCCCTTGTCTCAAAAGCTTTTAGGCGATAGAAGCCAAGGATACCGCAGCCAGGGCTATCAGGTTATCTGGCTACTGGGAGAAAAACTCTGGTTAAAGGAGCGATTAACACAACTGCAAAGGGGCTTTCTCTATTTTAGTCAAAATATGGGTTTCTTTGTTTGGGAACTGGATCTCAAAAGGAAAATTTTGAGACTCAAATATCTTCTGCATCAGGATCTACGTGGCAAGCTTCATTTTCAGGTCAAAGAATTTCCCTATGGAAAAGGAAATCTCTTGGAAATTCTACGATTTCCTTATCAGAAACAAAAACTGCCTCGTTTTGCAGTTGTGCAAGATTCCACTATCTGTCACTACATTCGCCAACAGTTGTACTACCAAAACCCTTACTGGATGAAAAAACAGGAGGAGGCTTATCAACGAGGAGACAATCTATTAAACCGTCAACTGGATGACTGGTATCCCCAGGTCAGACCGATAGAGTCAGGAGATTTTTTGCAGATTGAAACGGATTTGGCTAGCTATTATAGAAATTTTCAGGCCTACTATCAAAAAAATCCGAAAAATAATCGCCAAAAGCTCTATCCACCAGCCTTTTATCACTTATATTTCTCAAAAAATGTGGTAAAATAG
- a CDS encoding DUF1887 family protein, whose translation MTSLLVELYDRHVLEKNVYQAFISDCDEILFLSLTKISNEEKVSLRQFILDEVHHIQRVTFRQLTLEQLTDQLDYCLAGYDQVLLDVFGGDSLLALSLYQYGLDRQLPIVAMDVERGKQYKWVAAQLEKEDLDIPTLSIQQLIALRGGKMLKSKRPIHSDQQIAAIKKLASSAISNPAHWYQVTQFFSLAKTNDLHAETEKILENNGRYYHYPKSLIPLLVEAGMLCIESEDKKRVAYSFPSQEAQVFCRNKGHILEVYLYLLALESQLFDECMIGGEIDWNGIFPEADNVQNEIDVILRKGRSITFISCKMTDLSVEAINELEVYANHFAGESCLKLIVCTGKINPAYANRCQEYGVLVIRSEQIPNLIPMLKKYSKRQKR comes from the coding sequence ATGACGAGTCTTTTGGTGGAATTGTATGATCGGCATGTATTGGAAAAGAATGTCTACCAAGCCTTTATCAGTGATTGTGACGAGATTCTCTTTCTTTCTTTGACAAAAATAAGCAATGAAGAGAAAGTCTCCCTCCGTCAGTTTATTCTTGATGAGGTGCACCATATCCAACGAGTGACCTTTCGTCAGCTAACTTTAGAACAATTAACAGATCAGTTAGATTATTGCCTAGCAGGTTACGACCAAGTCCTTCTCGATGTTTTTGGCGGGGATTCACTACTAGCCTTATCTCTCTATCAATATGGCTTGGATCGGCAGCTCCCCATCGTTGCCATGGATGTCGAGCGGGGAAAACAATACAAGTGGGTAGCCGCTCAGTTAGAAAAAGAAGACTTGGACATTCCAACCCTAAGCATCCAACAGCTGATAGCCTTGCGTGGTGGAAAAATGCTCAAATCAAAACGCCCTATCCACTCAGATCAGCAAATTGCAGCCATTAAAAAGCTAGCCAGCTCTGCTATTTCCAATCCTGCTCACTGGTATCAAGTGACCCAATTTTTCTCTCTAGCTAAGACCAATGACCTGCATGCTGAGACAGAAAAGATACTGGAAAACAATGGCAGGTATTATCACTATCCAAAATCCCTTATTCCTTTACTTGTGGAAGCAGGAATGCTTTGTATTGAAAGCGAAGACAAGAAACGAGTAGCATACAGCTTTCCAAGTCAAGAAGCTCAAGTTTTTTGCCGCAACAAGGGGCATATTTTAGAGGTGTATCTTTATCTCTTGGCGCTGGAATCGCAGCTGTTTGATGAGTGTATGATAGGCGGTGAGATTGATTGGAATGGCATCTTTCCAGAGGCGGACAATGTTCAAAATGAGATTGATGTCATTCTGAGAAAGGGACGCTCGATTACCTTTATCTCTTGCAAGATGACAGATTTATCAGTTGAAGCCATTAACGAACTAGAAGTCTACGCCAATCATTTTGCTGGGGAGAGTTGCCTCAAGTTGATTGTTTGTACGGGAAAAATCAATCCAGCTTATGCCAATCGTTGTCAGGAATACGGCGTGCTGGTCATTAGAAGTGAGCAGATTCCTAATCTCATTCCCATGCTAAAAAAATATTCTAAGAGACAAAAAAGATAA
- the tehB gene encoding SAM-dependent methyltransferase TehB has protein sequence MEKLIAYKRMPLWNKQTMPEAVQQKHNTKVGTWGKITVLKGVLKFIELTEDGEVLAEHLFEAGADNPMAQPQAWHRVEAATDDVEWYLEFYCKPEDYFPKKYNTNPVHSEVLEAMQTVKPGRALDLGCGQGRNSLFLAQNGFDVTAVDQNELSLEILQSIVEQEDLDMPVGLYDINSASISQDYDFIVSTVVLMFLQADRIPAIIQNMQEHTTVGGYNLIVCAMDTEDYPCSVNFPFTFKEGELADYYKDWELIKYNENPGHLHRRDENGNRIQLRFATMLAKKIK, from the coding sequence ATGGAAAAACTAATTGCCTATAAACGGATGCCCTTGTGGAATAAACAGACCATGCCTGAAGCAGTTCAGCAAAAGCACAATACCAAGGTCGGCACTTGGGGAAAAATTACTGTCTTGAAAGGGGTACTCAAGTTTATTGAATTAACCGAAGATGGTGAGGTTCTAGCTGAGCACCTCTTTGAGGCAGGAGCAGACAACCCTATGGCACAACCGCAAGCCTGGCACCGAGTAGAGGCTGCAACAGACGATGTAGAGTGGTATTTGGAATTTTATTGTAAACCTGAGGATTATTTCCCTAAGAAATACAATACCAATCCAGTCCATTCAGAGGTCCTAGAGGCTATGCAGACAGTGAAACCAGGAAGAGCCTTGGATTTGGGTTGTGGTCAGGGGCGTAACTCTCTCTTTCTCGCACAGAATGGTTTTGATGTGACAGCTGTGGATCAGAATGAATTGTCCCTTGAAATCTTGCAAAGCATTGTGGAACAAGAGGATCTAGACATGCCTGTAGGACTATACGATATCAATTCGGCCAGCATTAGCCAAGACTATGATTTCATCGTATCGACGGTTGTTCTGATGTTCCTACAAGCGGACCGCATTCCAGCTATTATCCAAAATATGCAGGAGCACACCACGGTCGGTGGCTATAACCTTATCGTCTGTGCTATGGATACAGAGGATTATCCTTGCTCAGTCAATTTCCCATTCACCTTTAAAGAAGGGGAGTTGGCGGACTACTACAAGGATTGGGAATTAATTAAGTACAATGAAAATCCAGGACATTTGCACCGTCGTGATGAAAATGGCAATCGTATTCAACTACGCTTTGCGACTATGTTAGCTAAAAAAATCAAGTAA
- the smpB gene encoding SsrA-binding protein SmpB has translation MAKGEGKVVAQNKKAHHDYTIVDTLEAGMVLTGTEIKSVRAARINLKDGFAQVKNGEVWLSNVHIAPYEEGNIWNQEPERRRKLLLHKKQIQKLEQETKGTGMTLVPLKVYIKDGYAKLLLGLAKGKHDYDKRESIKRREQNRDIARVMKAVNQR, from the coding sequence ATGGCAAAGGGCGAGGGAAAGGTCGTCGCACAAAATAAAAAGGCGCACCACGACTATACAATCGTAGATACGCTAGAGGCAGGAATGGTCCTGACCGGAACTGAAATCAAGAGCGTTCGAGCTGCTCGAATCAATCTCAAGGACGGCTTTGCCCAAGTAAAAAATGGGGAAGTCTGGCTGAGCAATGTTCATATCGCCCCTTACGAAGAGGGGAATATCTGGAACCAGGAACCTGAACGCCGTCGCAAACTCCTGCTCCATAAGAAGCAAATTCAAAAACTGGAACAGGAAACCAAAGGAACAGGAATGACCCTAGTTCCCCTCAAAGTCTATATCAAAGATGGCTACGCTAAACTCCTTTTAGGACTTGCTAAAGGGAAACATGACTATGACAAACGGGAGTCGATCAAGCGACGTGAACAAAACCGCGACATCGCGCGTGTGATGAAAGCTGTCAACCAGCGTTAA
- the rnr gene encoding ribonuclease R, whose protein sequence is MKDKIKEYLQEKGRVTVNDLAQALGKDGSKDFRELIKTLSLMERKHQIRFEDDGSLCLDQKKKHEITLKGVFHAHKNGFGFVSLEGEEDDLFVGKNDVNYAIDGDTVEVVIKKVADRNKGTAAEAKIIDILEHSLTTVVGQIVLDQEKPKYAGYIRSKNQKISQPIYVKKPAIKLEGTEVLKVFIDKYPSKKHDFFVASVLDVVGHSTDAGIDVLEVLESMDIVSEFPEVVLKEAESVPDAPSQKDMEGRLDLRDEITFTIDGADAKDLDDAVHIKPLKNGNIELGVHIADVSYYVTEGSALDKEALNRATSVYVTDRVVPMLPERLSNGICSLNPQVDRLTQSAIMEIDKHGRVVNYTITQTVIKTSFRMTYSAVNDILAGDEEKRQEFKKIVPSIELMAKLHERLESMRVKRGALNFDTSEAKILVDKKGKPVDIVLRQRGIAERMIESFMLIANETVAEHFSKLDLPFIYRIHEEPKAEKVQKFIDYASSFGLRIYGTASEISQEALQDIMRAVEGEPYADVLSMMLLRSMQQARYSEHNHGHYGLAADYYTHFTSPIRRYPDLLVHRMIRDYGRSKEIAEHFEQVIPEIATQSSNRERRAIEAEREVEAMKKAEYMEKYVGEEYDAVVSSMVKFGLFVELPNTVEGLIHITNLPEFYHFNERDLTLRGEKSGTTFRVGQQIRIRVERADKMTGEIDFSYIPSEFDVIEKGLKQAGRKDRGRGSSRRSDKKEDKRKSGCSSDKHKHSQKDKKKKGKKPFYKEVAKKGAKHGKGRGKGRRTK, encoded by the coding sequence ATGAAAGATAAAATTAAAGAATATTTGCAAGAGAAGGGGCGAGTGACGGTAAATGATCTTGCTCAGGCTCTCGGAAAGGATGGGTCCAAGGATTTCCGTGAGTTGATTAAAACCCTGTCTCTGATGGAAAGAAAGCACCAGATTCGCTTTGAAGATGATGGTAGCTTATGTCTGGACCAAAAGAAGAAACATGAAATCACTCTCAAAGGGGTTTTTCATGCCCATAAAAATGGCTTTGGCTTTGTCAGTCTAGAAGGCGAAGAGGACGATCTTTTTGTAGGAAAAAACGATGTCAATTATGCCATTGATGGTGATACCGTTGAGGTCGTGATCAAAAAAGTCGCTGACCGCAACAAGGGAACTGCTGCAGAAGCCAAAATTATCGATATCCTAGAGCATAGTCTGACAACAGTTGTCGGGCAAATCGTTCTGGATCAGGAAAAGCCCAAGTATGCCGGCTACATCCGTTCAAAAAATCAGAAAATCAGCCAACCGATCTATGTGAAGAAACCGGCTATCAAGTTGGAAGGTACAGAGGTTCTCAAGGTCTTTATCGACAAATATCCAAGTAAGAAACATGATTTCTTTGTCGCTAGTGTGCTAGACGTGGTGGGGCACTCGACTGATGCTGGGATTGATGTTCTTGAAGTCTTGGAATCCATGGATATTGTCTCAGAATTTCCAGAAGTTGTTCTCAAGGAGGCAGAAAGTGTGCCAGATGCTCCGTCTCAAAAGGATATGGAAGGTCGTCTGGACCTGAGAGATGAGATTACCTTTACCATTGACGGTGCGGATGCTAAGGACTTGGATGATGCGGTACACATCAAGCCTTTGAAAAATGGCAATATCGAACTCGGTGTTCACATCGCGGATGTTTCCTACTATGTGACAGAGGGGTCTGCCCTTGACAAGGAAGCCCTTAACCGCGCGACTTCTGTTTATGTGACAGACCGTGTGGTCCCAATGCTTCCAGAGCGTCTGTCAAATGGTATCTGCTCCCTCAATCCTCAAGTCGATCGCTTGACCCAGTCTGCCATTATGGAAATTGATAAACATGGTCGTGTGGTTAATTACACCATTACCCAAACGGTTATCAAGACTAGTTTTCGCATGACCTATAGCGCTGTTAATGATATCCTGGCTGGCGATGAGGAAAAGAGGCAAGAGTTTAAGAAAATTGTTCCTAGTATCGAACTGATGGCCAAGCTTCATGAAAGGCTAGAAAGCATGCGTGTGAAACGTGGAGCTCTCAATTTTGATACCAGTGAAGCTAAGATTCTAGTGGATAAAAAAGGTAAGCCTGTGGATATCGTTCTTCGTCAGCGTGGAATTGCAGAGCGGATGATCGAGTCCTTCATGTTGATTGCTAACGAAACGGTTGCCGAACACTTTAGTAAGCTGGACCTTCCTTTTATCTATCGGATTCACGAGGAGCCCAAGGCTGAAAAGGTTCAGAAGTTTATTGATTACGCTTCGAGCTTTGGCTTGCGAATTTATGGGACTGCTAGTGAGATTAGCCAGGAGGCCCTTCAAGACATCATGCGTGCTGTTGAGGGAGAACCTTATGCGGATGTATTATCCATGATGCTTCTCCGTTCTATGCAACAGGCTCGCTATTCAGAGCACAATCATGGTCATTATGGTCTTGCTGCAGACTATTACACTCACTTCACCAGCCCCATTCGTCGTTATCCTGACCTTCTAGTCCATCGGATGATTCGCGACTATGGGCGTTCTAAGGAAATAGCAGAGCATTTTGAACAAGTGATTCCAGAGATTGCAACCCAGTCTTCCAACCGTGAGCGTCGTGCCATCGAGGCGGAGCGTGAAGTCGAAGCCATGAAAAAGGCTGAGTACATGGAAAAATACGTGGGTGAAGAGTACGATGCAGTTGTATCCAGCATGGTCAAATTTGGTCTCTTTGTCGAATTGCCAAATACAGTCGAAGGCTTGATTCACATCACCAATTTACCTGAATTTTATCATTTCAACGAGCGTGATTTGACTCTCCGTGGGGAGAAATCAGGAACAACCTTCCGTGTTGGACAGCAGATTCGCATTCGGGTTGAAAGAGCGGATAAGATGACAGGTGAGATTGATTTCTCCTATATCCCAAGTGAGTTTGATGTCATCGAAAAAGGTTTGAAACAAGCTGGGCGCAAAGACAGAGGTCGTGGTTCAAGTCGTCGTTCAGACAAGAAGGAAGACAAGAGAAAATCAGGGTGTTCAAGTGATAAGCACAAGCATTCACAAAAAGATAAAAAGAAAAAAGGCAAGAAACCTTTTTACAAAGAAGTAGCTAAGAAAGGAGCCAAGCATGGCAAAGGGCGAGGGAAAGGTCGTCGCACAAAATAA
- the secG gene encoding preprotein translocase subunit SecG, translated as MYNLLLTILLVLSVVIVIAIFMQPTKNQSSNVFDASSGDLFERSKARGFEAVMQRLTGILVFFWLAIALALTVLSSR; from the coding sequence ATGTATAACCTATTATTAACCATTTTATTAGTATTATCTGTTGTGATTGTGATTGCGATTTTCATGCAACCAACTAAGAACCAATCCAGCAATGTATTTGATGCCAGCTCAGGTGATTTGTTTGAACGTAGTAAAGCGCGTGGTTTTGAAGCTGTGATGCAACGTTTGACAGGTATTTTAGTCTTTTTCTGGCTAGCCATTGCCTTAGCATTGACGGTATTATCAAGTAGATAA
- the rpmG gene encoding 50S ribosomal protein L33, protein MRVKINLKCSSCGSMNYLTSKNSKTHPDKIEVLKYCPKERKVTLHLESK, encoded by the coding sequence GTGCGAGTAAAAATCAATCTCAAGTGCTCCTCTTGTGGCAGCATGAATTATCTAACCAGTAAGAACTCCAAAACCCATCCAGACAAGATTGAGGTGTTAAAATATTGTCCAAAGGAAAGAAAAGTAACTTTACATCTTGAATCTAAGTAG
- a CDS encoding multidrug efflux MFS transporter, with translation MQEISWKENLRVAWFGSFLTGASISLVVPFMPIFVEQLGIEGDQVAFYAGLAISVSAVSAALVSPIWGILADKYGRKPMMIRAGLAMTITMGGLAFVPNIYWLLFLRLLNGVFTGFVPNATALIASQVPKDKSGAALGTLSTGVVAGTLTGPFVGGFIAEIFGIRNVFLLVGSFLFLAAILTIFFIKEDFQPVAKEKAIPTKEVFSSFKYPRLLVNLFLTSFVIQFSAQSIGPILALYVRDLGQTENLLFVSGLIVSSMGFSSMMSAGILGKLGDKVGNHRLLVAAQIYSVIIYLLCAHATSPLQLGLYRFLFGLGTGALIPGVNALLSKMTPKSGISRIFAFNQVFFYLGGVIGPMAGSAVAGYLGYHAVFYATAACVAFSCLCNLVQFRSLLKVKEI, from the coding sequence GTGCAAGAGATTAGTTGGAAAGAGAATCTTCGTGTTGCCTGGTTCGGTAGTTTTCTAACGGGCGCCAGCATTTCCTTGGTCGTTCCTTTCATGCCTATCTTTGTGGAGCAGTTGGGAATTGAAGGGGACCAAGTTGCTTTCTATGCTGGATTAGCCATCTCAGTTTCGGCTGTTTCAGCAGCTCTAGTTTCTCCCATCTGGGGTATTCTTGCTGACAAGTACGGTCGAAAACCCATGATGATTCGAGCAGGTCTTGCCATGACCATTACGATGGGAGGTTTGGCCTTCGTGCCAAATATCTATTGGCTACTCTTTTTGCGCTTGCTCAATGGTGTATTTACTGGTTTTGTCCCCAATGCGACAGCCTTGATTGCTAGTCAGGTACCTAAAGATAAGTCTGGAGCGGCTCTGGGGACTCTATCTACAGGTGTTGTTGCAGGAACACTGACGGGTCCCTTTGTTGGAGGCTTTATTGCTGAAATTTTTGGCATTCGTAATGTCTTTTTATTGGTAGGTTCTTTCTTATTTTTAGCTGCAATCCTAACCATTTTCTTTATCAAGGAAGATTTTCAGCCAGTTGCTAAGGAGAAGGCTATCCCAACGAAAGAAGTATTTTCTTCTTTCAAGTATCCTAGACTCTTAGTAAACCTATTTTTGACGAGCTTTGTCATTCAATTTTCAGCTCAATCAATTGGCCCCATTTTAGCTCTCTATGTGCGGGACTTAGGGCAGACTGAGAATCTCCTCTTTGTATCAGGATTGATCGTATCCAGCATGGGATTTTCTAGCATGATGAGTGCTGGAATTCTAGGAAAACTTGGCGATAAGGTAGGGAATCATAGATTGTTGGTCGCGGCGCAGATTTATTCCGTCATCATTTACCTTCTTTGTGCCCATGCAACCAGCCCCCTTCAACTTGGCTTGTATCGTTTTCTCTTTGGTCTGGGAACAGGAGCTCTCATACCAGGTGTCAATGCTCTTCTTAGCAAAATGACTCCAAAATCAGGTATTTCACGGATTTTCGCCTTCAACCAAGTCTTTTTTTACCTTGGTGGAGTGATCGGACCTATGGCGGGATCCGCAGTTGCAGGATATTTGGGCTACCATGCTGTCTTTTATGCGACAGCAGCCTGTGTAGCTTTCAGTTGTTTATGCAACTTAGTACAATTTAGATCATTATTAAAAGTAAAGGAAATCTAG
- the coaE gene encoding dephospho-CoA kinase (Dephospho-CoA kinase (CoaE) performs the final step in coenzyme A biosynthesis.), producing the protein MGKIIGITGGIASGKSTVTNFLREQGFQVVDADAVVHQLQKPGGRLYQLLVQHFGQEIILENGEFNRPLLASLIFSNPEEREWSKQTQGEIIREELAALRDQLAQTEAIFFMDIPLLFEQGYSAWFDETWLVYVDRDVQVERFMKRDHLSKEVAESRLAAQWSLEEKKKLASHILDNNGSRDQLVSQVMKLLEGGDSCARD; encoded by the coding sequence ATGGGAAAAATCATTGGAATTACAGGAGGAATTGCCTCTGGTAAGTCAACTGTGACAAATTTCCTAAGAGAGCAAGGCTTTCAAGTGGTGGATGCTGACGCAGTCGTCCACCAACTACAGAAACCTGGTGGTCGTCTTTATCAGCTCTTAGTTCAGCACTTTGGGCAGGAAATTATCTTAGAAAATGGAGAATTCAATCGCCCTCTCCTAGCTAGTCTCATCTTCTCAAATCCTGAGGAGCGGGAATGGTCTAAACAAACCCAAGGAGAGATTATTCGTGAGGAATTGGCTGCATTGAGAGACCAGTTAGCCCAGACAGAAGCGATTTTTTTCATGGATATTCCCCTGCTTTTTGAACAGGGCTACAGTGCTTGGTTTGATGAAACGTGGCTGGTCTATGTGGACCGTGATGTTCAGGTGGAACGTTTCATGAAACGGGATCATCTTTCTAAGGAAGTAGCAGAGTCCCGTTTGGCCGCCCAGTGGTCTTTAGAAGAAAAGAAAAAATTAGCGAGTCATATATTAGATAACAATGGCAGTCGTGATCAGCTTGTGAGTCAAGTAATGAAGTTACTTGAAGGAGGCGATAGCTGTGCAAGAGATTAG
- the mutM gene encoding DNA-formamidopyrimidine glycosylase: protein MPELPEVETVRRGLEKLILGKKISNIEIIYPKMIKTNLDEFRKEVPGQVIESLGRRGKYLLFYLTGKVLISHLRMEGKYFYYPNHVPERKHAHVFFQFEDGATLVYEDVRKFGTMELLAPDLLDVYFISKKLGPEPREQDFDLQVFQAALAKSKKPIKSHLLDQTLVAGLGNIYVDEVLWRAQIHPARPSQTLTAEEATAIHDQTFAVLGQAVEKGGSTIRTYTNAFGEDGTMQDFHQVYDKTGQACSRCGTVIEKFQLGGRGTHFCPQCQRRD from the coding sequence ATGCCTGAATTACCTGAGGTTGAAACGGTTCGTCGTGGCTTAGAAAAATTGATCTTGGGAAAGAAGATTTCTAATATAGAGATTATTTATCCTAAGATGATCAAGACGAATTTGGACGAGTTTCGAAAGGAAGTGCCTGGTCAAGTAATTGAGTCCTTGGGGCGTCGTGGAAAATATTTGCTTTTTTACCTGACAGGCAAGGTATTGATTTCTCATCTGCGGATGGAGGGAAAGTATTTTTACTATCCGAACCATGTTCCTGAACGCAAGCATGCCCATGTTTTCTTCCAGTTTGAGGATGGTGCCACTCTTGTATATGAGGACGTACGCAAGTTTGGTACGATGGAACTATTGGCACCCGACCTTTTGGATGTCTACTTTATTTCTAAGAAACTAGGCCCTGAGCCAAGAGAGCAGGACTTTGATTTGCAGGTCTTTCAAGCTGCCCTAGCCAAGTCTAAAAAGCCTATCAAATCCCATCTCCTAGACCAAACCTTGGTAGCTGGCCTTGGGAATATCTATGTGGATGAGGTTCTCTGGCGAGCTCAGATTCATCCAGCAAGACCTTCCCAGACTTTGACAGCAGAAGAAGCGACAGCCATTCATGACCAGACCTTTGCTGTTTTGGGGCAGGCAGTTGAAAAGGGCGGCTCCACCATTCGGACCTATACCAATGCCTTTGGGGAAGACGGAACCATGCAGGATTTCCATCAGGTCTATGATAAGACTGGACAAGCATGTTCGCGCTGTGGGACAGTGATTGAGAAATTCCAGCTCGGTGGACGGGGAACTCATTTTTGTCCTCAGTGTCAAAGGAGGGACTGA
- the era gene encoding GTPase Era: MTFKSGFVAILGRPNVGKSTFLNHVMGQKIAIMSDKAQTTRNKIMGIYTTDKEQIVFIDTPGIHKPKTALGDFMVESAYSTLREVDTVLFMVPADEPRGKGDDMIIERLKAAKVPVILVVNKIDKVHPDQLLAQIDDFRNQMDFKEIVPISALQGNNVSRLIDILSENLEEGFQYFPSDQITDHPERFLVSEMIREKVLHLTREEIPHSVAVVVDSMKRDEETDKVHIRATIMVERDSQKGIIIGKGGAMLKKIGTMARRDIELMLGDKVFLETWVKVKKNWRDKKLDLADFGYNEKEY, encoded by the coding sequence ATGACATTTAAATCAGGCTTTGTAGCTATTTTGGGACGTCCCAATGTTGGGAAGTCAACCTTTTTAAATCACGTCATGGGGCAAAAGATTGCCATTATGAGTGACAAAGCGCAAACAACGCGCAATAAAATCATGGGGATTTACACCACGGATAAGGAGCAAATCGTCTTTATCGATACACCGGGGATTCACAAGCCCAAAACAGCTCTTGGAGATTTCATGGTGGAATCAGCCTATAGTACTTTGCGTGAAGTGGATACTGTTCTATTCATGGTGCCAGCTGATGAGCCACGTGGTAAGGGCGACGATATGATTATCGAGCGTCTGAAAGCTGCCAAGGTTCCTGTGATTCTGGTGGTGAATAAGATTGACAAGGTCCATCCAGACCAACTTTTGGCTCAGATTGATGACTTCCGTAACCAGATGGACTTTAAGGAAATTGTTCCTATCTCAGCCCTTCAGGGAAATAACGTTTCTCGACTAATCGATATTTTGAGTGAAAATCTAGAGGAAGGTTTCCAGTATTTCCCATCTGATCAAATCACAGACCACCCTGAGCGTTTCTTGGTTTCAGAAATGATTCGTGAGAAGGTTCTTCATTTGACTCGCGAAGAGATTCCTCATTCTGTCGCAGTAGTGGTCGACTCTATGAAGCGTGATGAAGAGACAGACAAGGTTCACATCCGAGCAACCATCATGGTGGAGCGCGATAGCCAAAAAGGAATTATCATCGGAAAAGGTGGCGCTATGCTCAAGAAAATAGGGACCATGGCCCGTCGTGATATCGAACTCATGCTAGGGGACAAGGTTTTCCTAGAAACTTGGGTCAAGGTCAAGAAAAACTGGCGTGATAAAAAGCTAGATTTGGCTGACTTTGGCTATAATGAAAAAGAATACTAA
- a CDS encoding diacylglycerol kinase family protein encodes MDSQDNKRKWKNRDLVSSLEFALTGILTAFKEERNMRKHAVTALVVIFAGFVFQVSRIEWLFLLMSIFLVVAFEIINSAIENVVDLASHYHFSMLAKKAKDMAAGAVLVVSLFAAMTGALIFIPRIWDILF; translated from the coding sequence ATGGACTCACAAGACAATAAACGAAAATGGAAAAATCGTGACCTGGTATCCAGTTTAGAATTTGCTCTTACAGGAATTCTGACTGCTTTCAAGGAAGAACGCAATATGCGAAAACATGCAGTGACGGCTCTAGTAGTCATCTTTGCAGGTTTTGTTTTTCAGGTGTCACGAATCGAATGGCTCTTTCTCCTAATGAGCATTTTCTTAGTAGTAGCATTTGAGATTATTAACTCTGCTATTGAAAATGTAGTGGATTTAGCCAGTCACTATCACTTTTCTATGTTGGCAAAGAAAGCCAAGGACATGGCAGCAGGAGCTGTGCTAGTGGTCTCTCTTTTTGCTGCAATGACAGGTGCACTTATCTTTATCCCACGCATTTGGGATATACTATTTTAA